The Cylindrospermopsis curvispora GIHE-G1 genome contains a region encoding:
- the cas7d gene encoding type I-D CRISPR-associated protein Cas7/Csc2: MKFTSLTKYQRYFHESIPVFRQNKYIQIVVLRETKSHAIFTTEGDTLDTEILQAGYSSKNATQKLDRVVMFKRKQIASERRTGKALLRQFGLVAIGDDNENKKSKQEQKVKSCYLMDGMCGECPDCTLYGFAAVKGESSQKSRVLTDSSFSLRSYSKIQKMVKLNAIQDKTEGGVSGSAFAEKDTLIPQIFLPCVETLVDVTPAEFMYVLGNILQTTRYGAESNRQGYIRNHLVAISFGNVEKLSNLDLSQRLYDKLSPEGHINDILDLGNFINNDRQTGNIFDVVNEVLTELPGHSQAMSSEDLKLLVEEFNSIFSDLENCQKFLTGLDAASRQYAKSKGKS, from the coding sequence ATGAAATTTACCAGTTTAACTAAGTACCAACGCTATTTTCATGAATCCATTCCGGTATTTCGTCAAAACAAATATATTCAAATTGTAGTGTTAAGAGAAACCAAGTCCCATGCCATTTTTACCACCGAAGGTGATACTTTAGATACGGAAATATTACAAGCAGGATATAGTTCTAAAAATGCTACTCAAAAGTTAGATAGAGTAGTAATGTTTAAACGCAAACAAATTGCATCAGAAAGACGTACTGGTAAAGCTCTTTTACGTCAATTTGGACTAGTGGCAATAGGAGATGATAATGAAAATAAAAAATCCAAACAAGAGCAAAAGGTAAAATCATGTTATTTAATGGATGGAATGTGTGGGGAATGCCCAGATTGTACTTTATATGGTTTTGCTGCGGTTAAGGGGGAGTCTTCTCAAAAGTCTCGTGTTTTAACAGATTCTTCATTTAGTTTACGGAGTTATAGTAAGATTCAAAAAATGGTTAAACTTAATGCCATTCAAGACAAAACCGAAGGTGGTGTTAGTGGTTCAGCATTTGCGGAAAAAGATACTTTAATTCCCCAGATTTTTTTGCCCTGTGTAGAAACATTGGTTGATGTTACTCCTGCTGAATTTATGTATGTTTTGGGTAATATTTTACAAACTACTCGTTATGGAGCTGAGTCTAATCGTCAAGGTTATATTCGCAATCACCTGGTGGCAATTAGTTTTGGTAATGTGGAAAAATTGTCTAATCTTGATTTAAGCCAAAGACTATATGACAAGTTATCCCCAGAAGGTCACATCAATGATATTTTGGATTTGGGTAATTTTATTAACAATGATCGACAGACTGGTAATATTTTTGATGTTGTTAATGAAGTTCTAACTGAGTTACCTGGCCATAGTCAGGCAATGTCATCAGAGGACTTAAAACTTTTAGTTGAGGAATTTAATTCGATTTTTAGTGATTTAGAAAATTGCCAAAAGTTCTTAACTGGTCTTGATGCTGCATCTCGCCAGTATGCCAAATCTAAGGGTAAAAGTTGA
- the murA gene encoding UDP-N-acetylglucosamine 1-carboxyvinyltransferase — protein sequence MTLNLKGGRLINSPNTLSDTELDSSVLKISGGYSLEGNVRISGAKNSALVIMAGALLCSGDCRISNVPLLADVERMGQVLTALGLSLERHKDTLNINARDIITSKAPYELVTQLRASFFAIGPILARLGVAQMPLPGGCAIGARPVDLHVRGLQAMGADMEIEHGICHAQVTGNNGRLQGARIYLDTPSVGATETLMMAATLADGETIIENAAREPEVVDLANFCNSMGAKIQGAGTGTITIVGVDKLHSTEYSIIPDRIEAGTFLIAAAITHSELLLSPVVSEHLIPVIAKLKDIGVSIFQEGADCLRVKPAQKLKATNIDTLPHPGFPTDMQAQFMALLSIADGDSIINESVFENRLSHASELNRLGAEIRVKSNTAFVRGVPVLSGAPVIGTDLRASAALVLAGLAAQGETIIQGLKHLDRGYDRLDTKLQQVGAKIIRT from the coding sequence ATGACCCTAAATCTTAAAGGAGGTAGGCTTATTAATTCTCCTAACACCCTGTCAGATACTGAATTAGACTCCTCAGTCTTAAAAATTTCTGGTGGATATTCCCTGGAAGGGAATGTAAGAATTAGCGGGGCTAAAAATTCAGCCCTGGTAATCATGGCTGGAGCTTTGCTTTGTTCTGGAGATTGTCGGATTAGTAATGTCCCTTTGTTAGCGGACGTAGAAAGAATGGGGCAAGTTTTAACTGCTTTAGGTTTATCTTTGGAAAGGCACAAGGATACACTGAATATTAACGCTAGAGACATTATTACATCTAAAGCACCCTACGAACTGGTCACCCAGTTGCGGGCAAGTTTTTTTGCCATCGGTCCAATTTTAGCTCGATTAGGTGTAGCACAAATGCCTTTACCGGGGGGTTGCGCTATTGGTGCCAGACCCGTTGATCTGCATGTTCGCGGACTACAAGCCATGGGAGCAGATATGGAGATTGAACATGGGATTTGTCATGCCCAGGTTACTGGTAACAATGGTAGATTGCAAGGTGCGCGAATATATTTAGATACTCCCAGTGTTGGTGCCACAGAAACCTTGATGATGGCTGCCACTCTGGCTGATGGAGAAACCATCATTGAAAATGCTGCACGAGAGCCAGAAGTAGTAGATTTGGCTAACTTCTGTAATTCTATGGGAGCAAAAATTCAAGGTGCGGGCACAGGCACAATTACTATCGTCGGTGTTGATAAACTTCACTCTACCGAATATAGTATTATTCCTGATCGCATTGAAGCAGGTACATTTCTAATTGCTGCTGCGATTACTCACTCTGAATTGCTTCTATCTCCAGTTGTATCAGAGCATTTAATCCCTGTAATTGCTAAGTTGAAAGATATTGGTGTGTCCATCTTCCAGGAAGGTGCAGATTGCTTGCGGGTAAAACCTGCACAAAAACTCAAAGCCACCAATATTGATACTTTGCCTCACCCAGGTTTTCCTACGGATATGCAAGCGCAATTTATGGCACTGTTAAGCATAGCTGATGGTGATAGTATTATTAACGAATCGGTTTTTGAAAACCGTTTGAGTCATGCTTCTGAGTTAAACCGGTTAGGGGCAGAAATTCGCGTTAAGAGTAATACGGCCTTTGTTCGGGGTGTACCAGTATTATCAGGGGCACCAGTTATCGGTACAGACCTAAGAGCATCCGCAGCACTGGTCTTAGCCGGTCTTGCAGCACAAGGAGAAACGATTATTCAAGGACTAAAACACTTGGATCGTGGCTATGATAGATTAGATACTAAATTACAGCAAGTTGGGGCAAAAATAATCCGTACATAA
- a CDS encoding metallophosphoesterase family protein, which translates to MTSKPQLLTDPFLQLPMVNSVRVVWFTEFAGEQHLVTHGHHLEKTTIAQTTKLTRVREDQDSRVKEQRKKGQVYQKPVQRDIWRQEAEITDLTPNLRIPYYVTSITEDGVKINSEVFTLTPIPQPGKPLKILLTSDHQLKPMIAANLQKVVETVGVVDAVWFAGDLVNVPDRASEWFDDLRGNAFFPGLQGRAQYTMEYNGEKLTYTGGKIIQNAPLFPCVGNHEIMGRYTGNISLNQEFNDTIPREIAQECYNEVCGKEYLKDYCFNTITYEEIFSLPESKTGGKTYYALSFGDVRLIVLYVTNAWRNPKLESSIKGRYKEANQQLSSPENWGYGQIIYEPIVPGSDQYIWLEQELNSPEFEQAKYKVVMFHHPAHTLGDNIVPPYTNPLQIIEKDELGNIQSVTYQYPKNTDYIIRDLIPLLEQAKVQLVFYGHSHLWNRFLNQGGINFLETSNVGNSYGAAWGKRERDIPQQYQEDFPQDYIASGNPNGLPPITPTISPLLGEDGQPLPYIASNQFTVFTIFDTGTGTVSSYRFDTTSPNSPVIKFDEFSL; encoded by the coding sequence ATGACATCAAAACCTCAACTGTTAACAGATCCATTTCTACAACTACCAATGGTCAATTCGGTGCGGGTGGTTTGGTTTACGGAATTTGCGGGTGAGCAGCATTTAGTTACTCATGGTCATCATCTGGAAAAAACCACCATTGCTCAAACCACAAAACTGACTCGCGTCAGAGAAGATCAGGACTCCAGGGTAAAAGAGCAAAGAAAAAAAGGACAAGTTTACCAAAAACCAGTTCAACGAGATATTTGGCGACAGGAAGCAGAAATTACGGATCTAACCCCCAATTTACGGATTCCCTACTATGTAACGAGCATAACGGAAGATGGGGTGAAAATAAACAGTGAGGTTTTTACCCTTACACCTATTCCCCAACCAGGTAAACCCCTGAAAATTCTTCTCACCTCTGATCACCAATTAAAACCAATGATAGCGGCCAATTTACAGAAAGTGGTGGAAACAGTGGGTGTAGTTGACGCAGTATGGTTTGCTGGAGACTTAGTCAATGTGCCAGATCGCGCTTCAGAGTGGTTTGATGATCTTCGCGGTAATGCTTTTTTTCCAGGTTTACAAGGTCGTGCCCAATATACTATGGAATATAACGGGGAAAAACTTACCTATACCGGTGGTAAGATTATTCAGAATGCTCCCTTGTTCCCCTGTGTTGGTAATCATGAGATTATGGGAAGATATACGGGAAATATTAGTTTAAACCAGGAATTTAATGATACCATTCCCCGGGAAATTGCTCAGGAATGCTATAATGAAGTTTGTGGAAAAGAATATTTAAAAGACTATTGTTTTAATACTATTACCTATGAGGAAATTTTTAGTCTACCCGAGAGTAAAACCGGGGGAAAAACCTATTACGCCCTCAGTTTTGGGGATGTGAGATTAATAGTCTTATATGTGACGAACGCGTGGAGAAATCCCAAATTAGAGTCCTCTATCAAAGGGAGATATAAGGAAGCAAACCAGCAACTTTCCTCTCCTGAAAATTGGGGATATGGCCAAATAATTTATGAACCAATTGTTCCAGGAAGTGACCAATATATTTGGCTCGAGCAAGAATTAAACAGTCCTGAATTTGAACAAGCAAAATATAAAGTGGTAATGTTTCACCATCCAGCACATACCCTAGGTGATAATATTGTCCCACCTTATACTAATCCCTTACAGATTATTGAAAAAGATGAATTAGGGAATATTCAGTCTGTAACCTATCAATATCCAAAGAACACCGATTATATAATTCGTGACTTGATACCCTTACTAGAGCAGGCCAAAGTTCAACTAGTCTTTTATGGACACTCCCACCTGTGGAATCGGTTTCTCAATCAAGGAGGAATCAACTTTTTAGAAACTTCTAATGTGGGTAATTCCTACGGTGCTGCTTGGGGAAAAAGAGAGCGGGACATCCCCCAGCAATATCAAGAGGATTTTCCACAAGACTACATAGCAAGTGGTAATCCCAATGGTTTACCACCAATCACACCTACTATTTCTCCACTCCTAGGGGAAGATGGTCAACCCTTACCTTATATTGCAAGCAATCAGTTCACAGTTTTTACTATTTTTGACACTGGAACCGGTACTGTTAGCAGTTATCGCTTCGATACAACAAGTCCCAATTCTCCAGTTATTAAATTCGATGAGTTTAGTTTGTAA
- a CDS encoding class I SAM-dependent DNA methyltransferase, with product MLSSNSELTSTFYHGKFYDLIFGSSYRYAIQSQDIDFWRSMAQNYGSPVLELACGTGRIGAILANEGLKLTGIEISESMLETAQAKSQAAQWIQANVCNFDLKTQFPLIIFPYDTLTHLHSFEEVSQCLKCVRNHLDLGGHFIIDLKNPHYIFDILENPDRIDFYSQFTHPEDGSQIEVKRKRRYDSWKQIHTMTLLFYRNQVQFNQEDLNLRIFWPQEITKILQDNHFEIIQVWGDYQYGQYGDQSSHMILDCKAIPLV from the coding sequence ATGCTATCTAGCAACTCTGAATTAACATCAACCTTTTATCACGGGAAGTTCTATGACCTGATTTTTGGGTCTTCCTATCGATATGCTATCCAATCCCAAGATATTGACTTCTGGCGATCAATGGCTCAGAACTATGGATCACCAGTGTTAGAACTTGCCTGTGGAACGGGCCGAATTGGAGCTATATTAGCGAATGAGGGGTTGAAACTAACAGGTATTGAGATTTCCGAATCTATGCTAGAAACGGCCCAAGCAAAGTCTCAAGCAGCCCAATGGATTCAAGCCAATGTATGTAATTTTGATCTAAAAACTCAGTTTCCACTGATTATTTTTCCCTACGATACCTTGACCCATCTTCATAGTTTTGAAGAGGTGAGTCAATGTTTAAAGTGTGTTCGTAATCATCTGGATTTGGGAGGTCATTTTATCATCGATCTTAAAAATCCTCACTATATTTTTGACATTCTGGAAAATCCGGATCGTATTGATTTCTATTCACAATTTACGCATCCAGAAGATGGCTCTCAAATTGAGGTAAAACGAAAACGACGCTATGATTCCTGGAAGCAGATTCACACTATGACCTTACTATTTTATCGAAACCAGGTTCAGTTTAACCAAGAAGATCTTAATCTTAGGATTTTCTGGCCTCAGGAAATCACTAAGATCCTGCAAGATAATCACTTTGAGATTATCCAAGTTTGGGGAGATTATCAGTATGGTCAATATGGTGACCAATCCTCACATATGATCCTCGATTGTAAAGCCATTCCCCTAGTATAA
- a CDS encoding carbohydrate ABC transporter permease, with the protein MNTRKSPIQIFGVYSLLLAIALLTLFPLLWLISTALKSPTENLLETPPKLLPLQPTLDNFLRVWESLPFGQYLYNSFLVAILTVVLNLLFCSLAAYPLARLSFLGRNTIFIAIVSTIMIPFQIVMIPLYIITVQLGLTNSYLGMIFPSLASAFGIFLLRQAFMGVPKEIEEAARIDGSSELGLWWFIMLPAIKPALITLAIFVFIGAWSDFLWPLIVIQDESLYTLPLGVAKLAGTFSLDWRLVAAGSIISVAPVLLLFLFLQKFIVPTDTGSGIKG; encoded by the coding sequence ATGAACACCCGAAAATCTCCCATCCAAATTTTTGGTGTATACTCCCTATTACTGGCGATCGCTCTTTTGACTCTTTTTCCCTTACTATGGTTAATTAGTACCGCTTTAAAATCACCTACGGAGAATCTTTTAGAGACTCCGCCAAAACTCTTACCCCTTCAACCCACCCTAGATAACTTCCTGCGGGTTTGGGAGTCCTTACCTTTTGGACAATATCTATACAATAGTTTTCTAGTAGCCATACTAACAGTAGTTTTGAACCTATTGTTTTGTTCCTTAGCAGCGTATCCCCTAGCGAGACTGTCATTTTTGGGGAGAAATACCATTTTTATTGCCATTGTTTCCACAATTATGATTCCCTTTCAGATTGTGATGATTCCCCTGTATATCATCACCGTTCAATTGGGTTTAACCAACAGTTATTTAGGAATGATTTTTCCCAGTTTAGCCTCTGCTTTCGGTATATTTCTGTTGAGACAAGCCTTTATGGGAGTGCCAAAAGAAATAGAAGAAGCTGCTCGTATAGATGGTAGTTCCGAATTGGGATTATGGTGGTTCATCATGCTACCAGCTATCAAACCAGCATTAATCACCTTGGCAATTTTTGTATTTATTGGAGCTTGGAGTGACTTTCTGTGGCCATTAATTGTCATCCAGGATGAAAGCCTATATACTTTACCACTAGGGGTAGCTAAATTAGCAGGTACATTTTCCTTAGATTGGCGATTGGTAGCTGCTGGGTCAATTATTTCCGTTGCTCCTGTTTTACTCTTATTCTTATTCTTACAGAAGTTTATTGTGCCTACGGATACAGGCAGTGGTATCAAAGGTTAG
- a CDS encoding transposase, translating to MGSKNNQKFVQIPTARLKDRIAQLCKQYGIDFIETEESYTSQSSFFDCDNIPKFGEKPEGWEASGKRVSRGVYQTSDGFKINADCNGAANILKKVAVMLGIDLSGISRGCLSQPQKVRLWTLQKSPCL from the coding sequence TTGGGGTCTAAAAACAATCAGAAGTTTGTCCAAATTCCCACAGCAAGATTAAAAGACCGTATTGCTCAATTATGTAAACAATACGGAATAGATTTTATTGAAACAGAAGAATCATACACTTCTCAATCATCGTTTTTTGATTGCGACAATATACCTAAATTCGGTGAAAAACCCGAAGGGTGGGAAGCAAGCGGGAAACGAGTTAGTCGTGGAGTATATCAAACTTCTGATGGGTTCAAAATTAATGCGGACTGTAATGGTGCTGCTAATATTTTGAAAAAAGTAGCGGTGATGCTAGGAATTGATCTTAGCGGAATCAGTAGAGGCTGTTTAAGCCAGCCTCAGAAAGTTCGTTTATGGACTCTTCAGAAATCTCCGTGTCTTTAG
- a CDS encoding glycoside hydrolase family 57 protein: MAIGYVALVLHAHLPFVRHPESDYVLEEEWLYEAITETYIPLLKVFEGLKRDGIDFKITMSMTPPLVSMLRDPLLQERYDQHLSKLEELIELESERYLQHGHLRYLAEHYATEFNEARHVWEKYNGDLVTAFQEYQQSNNLEIITCGATHGYLPLMKMYPQAVWAQIQVACEHYTETFGQPPKGIWLPECAYYEGLERMLADAGLRYFLTDGHGILYARPRPRFGTYAPIFTETGVAAFGRDQESSQQVWSSEVGYPGAAEYREFYKDLGWEAEYEYIKPYIMPNGQRKNIGIKYHKITGRGLGLSDKALYDPYWAKEKAAEHAANFMYNREKQTEHLHGIMGRPPIIISPYDAELFGHWWYEGPWFIDYLFRKSWYDQGTYQMTHLADYLRDNPYQQVCRPSQSSWGYKGFHEYWLNDTNAWIYAHLHKAAERMIELSRFEPADELQWKALNQAARELLLAQSSDWAFIMRTGTMVPYAVRRTRSHLMRFNKLYEDIKIGKVDSGWLEKVELMDNIFPNINYRVYRPV, from the coding sequence ATGGCTATAGGCTACGTCGCACTTGTACTCCATGCACATTTACCCTTCGTTCGTCACCCAGAAAGTGACTATGTGCTGGAAGAGGAATGGCTATATGAGGCCATTACAGAAACATACATTCCTTTGCTCAAAGTATTTGAAGGATTGAAGCGGGATGGCATCGACTTCAAAATCACCATGAGTATGACACCACCATTGGTCTCCATGCTCCGTGATCCCTTATTGCAAGAACGCTATGACCAACATCTAAGTAAGCTGGAAGAATTAATAGAGTTAGAATCAGAACGCTATCTTCAGCATGGACACTTGCGTTATTTGGCTGAACACTATGCTACTGAATTCAATGAAGCACGTCATGTATGGGAAAAATACAATGGTGATTTAGTTACAGCTTTCCAGGAATACCAACAAAGCAATAACTTAGAAATAATTACCTGTGGAGCTACCCATGGGTATTTACCCTTAATGAAAATGTATCCCCAGGCTGTATGGGCCCAAATTCAGGTAGCCTGTGAGCATTACACAGAAACCTTTGGTCAACCACCCAAGGGAATTTGGTTACCCGAATGTGCCTATTATGAAGGTTTAGAGCGAATGCTGGCGGATGCTGGACTAAGATATTTTCTGACCGATGGTCATGGTATTTTATATGCTCGTCCCCGTCCTCGTTTTGGAACTTATGCTCCCATTTTTACAGAAACAGGAGTAGCTGCTTTTGGTCGTGATCAAGAATCTTCACAACAGGTATGGTCTTCGGAAGTGGGTTATCCTGGTGCTGCTGAATATCGGGAATTTTACAAAGATCTCGGTTGGGAAGCGGAATATGAATACATCAAGCCTTACATTATGCCCAATGGTCAGCGGAAAAACATAGGGATTAAGTATCATAAAATCACCGGGCGTGGCTTAGGTCTTTCCGACAAAGCCTTGTATGATCCTTACTGGGCTAAGGAAAAGGCCGCAGAACATGCTGCTAACTTCATGTATAATCGGGAGAAGCAGACCGAACATCTACATGGTATTATGGGTAGACCCCCAATTATTATTTCTCCCTACGATGCGGAGTTGTTCGGTCATTGGTGGTATGAAGGTCCTTGGTTTATTGATTATCTATTTCGTAAGTCCTGGTATGACCAGGGCACCTATCAAATGACCCATTTGGCAGATTACTTACGAGATAATCCCTATCAACAGGTTTGTCGTCCCTCCCAGTCTAGTTGGGGTTACAAGGGTTTCCATGAATACTGGTTAAATGATACTAACGCCTGGATTTATGCTCACTTACATAAAGCTGCTGAAAGAATGATTGAACTTTCTCGCTTTGAACCAGCGGATGAACTCCAGTGGAAAGCGTTGAATCAAGCAGCACGGGAATTGTTGTTGGCACAATCTTCTGACTGGGCATTTATTATGCGCACAGGAACAATGGTTCCATACGCGGTAAGAAGAACAAGATCTCATTTGATGCGGTTTAACAAACTTTACGAAGATATTAAAATCGGCAAGGTTGATAGCGGTTGGCTAGAGAAGGTTGAGTTAATGGATAATATTTTCCCTAACATTAATTATCGAGTTTATAGACCTGTTTAG
- the cas10d gene encoding type I-D CRISPR-associated protein Cas10d/Csc3, translating into MNLNQIILCMSDFSLILKDFVIHIFPKLRSELEFHRRLAKGGIKPDGTPFINKRTGKPYLATTQLTHVLVGLTALVRFLNYLDQNSLLSSGAKVTESDFRRVCALFALHDLHKDDYLAREVKQKETSIQPVLMLEIANQVSLTEWLNNDDLNGYEYREAMIHLSDTTHGDRKYCRAEINYEKLYSLVRLADAMASIQTLEEGTNSLKNRIKDFARSLKNIHFYYHKIDDYRGLSTNLYHQSVAKTLQEKYNFYPLMFFENGTIYIGEKDTQSFDKDSFISSVYNEFNESLSQLGKVSNDELQYNAKTQRFEKYIFAFSGIKQQLEYLKNNVIPRGKSRTKTDWFEDLVKKRFSENKKFITTFKDKENFLEIFKITDDQNNQEDFAEKWKAVSSYLGGLLNLLRDVYLAPDDTWQKTTEFTGKFLDIPRDIMSNIFDNISTFNQAGTPEFSHLLAYHYLHSFKHQNQSASTVPLLEILEHLNQQLLSKLETDIGEADNQEKRKNYVEDELAFSFDTHQFLSKNLVLSWEEKQEIEADSLTVITAKNKTGSPAKLCSLCNRVITSKMKSSPIKADMIEDGIKEFSNRLLPKTKDVSSRLWCPQCYLEWMIRKLSGLGYAPQAEANNSARLYFFILPNPIITPELLDVLRNELNLLRRTSVVVKQYGKHGAKSIPRIWLENKDISSEGEGRIWLEEVLNSLAEETSRQTKNHQRIPGNYLLGSNSYSDDEYLDDDDYSDDDPEINNDHHRLASNFLIFSLESSSYNEPIKKSELWMRGLLTALVLQDLLGMRVYLTDRPYLPVAYLDQITNALEIDGEHIALRSLFNAKEELSSNKLSLRGVNVDELLDRISALWVINETLNDEEKFIANCLQEINQNELAGARFFADYDRKKEFKPNSVFTLACHIILDSFEKKDNAYSMTLKNLAETIAIQSLDLFLPFSESDGKGKANRYEKTYRAAISTLKEICREPNLSNEEIIGHIAGSLIKQLERSTGTGIVFPFHKKEEEKNQLAQTFAQTIVINLFEQRCNRSFSLLSRYENKLADGVFFYTSVHLSSVWAKWKEK; encoded by the coding sequence ATGAATCTGAATCAAATTATTTTGTGTATGAGTGACTTCTCCCTAATTCTCAAAGACTTTGTAATACACATTTTCCCTAAGTTACGCAGTGAATTAGAATTCCACCGTAGGTTAGCCAAAGGGGGTATTAAACCCGATGGAACTCCTTTTATAAATAAACGCACAGGTAAACCCTATTTAGCAACTACCCAGTTAACCCATGTATTAGTGGGTCTAACTGCACTGGTAAGATTTCTCAATTATCTAGACCAAAACTCTCTGTTGTCATCTGGAGCAAAGGTCACAGAATCGGATTTTCGCCGCGTTTGCGCCTTATTTGCTCTCCATGATTTACATAAAGATGATTATCTTGCTCGCGAAGTAAAACAGAAAGAAACTTCCATCCAACCCGTATTGATGTTAGAAATTGCTAATCAAGTATCCTTAACTGAATGGTTAAATAATGACGATTTAAATGGCTATGAATATCGTGAAGCAATGATTCATCTGAGTGATACAACTCATGGCGATCGCAAATATTGTCGTGCTGAAATCAACTACGAAAAACTCTATAGCCTAGTAAGATTAGCAGATGCGATGGCATCCATACAAACTCTAGAAGAGGGAACAAATAGTTTAAAAAACCGGATAAAGGATTTTGCTAGAAGTTTAAAAAACATTCATTTTTATTACCATAAAATAGACGATTATCGAGGATTAAGTACTAACTTATACCACCAATCAGTGGCTAAAACTTTACAAGAGAAGTACAATTTCTATCCCCTAATGTTTTTTGAAAATGGAACGATTTATATTGGCGAAAAAGATACACAATCATTTGATAAAGACAGCTTCATTAGTTCTGTCTATAATGAGTTTAACGAGTCTTTAAGCCAATTAGGTAAAGTCTCAAATGACGAGCTACAATACAATGCCAAGACTCAAAGATTTGAGAAATATATATTTGCTTTTTCAGGAATAAAACAACAATTAGAATATCTCAAAAATAATGTTATTCCTAGAGGTAAGTCTAGAACTAAAACGGACTGGTTTGAAGATTTGGTGAAGAAAAGATTTAGTGAAAATAAGAAATTTATTACTACTTTTAAAGATAAAGAAAATTTCTTAGAAATATTTAAGATTACTGATGATCAAAACAATCAGGAAGATTTTGCAGAGAAATGGAAAGCTGTCAGTAGTTATTTAGGGGGTTTGTTAAATTTACTCAGAGATGTTTATCTTGCTCCTGATGATACATGGCAAAAAACAACTGAATTTACGGGCAAATTTTTAGATATACCAAGAGATATAATGTCTAACATTTTTGATAATATTTCCACGTTTAACCAAGCGGGAACTCCTGAATTTAGTCACCTTTTAGCTTATCACTATCTTCATAGTTTCAAGCATCAAAATCAAAGTGCTTCCACCGTTCCTCTTCTGGAAATATTAGAACATTTAAATCAGCAATTATTGTCAAAATTAGAAACTGACATTGGAGAAGCGGATAATCAAGAAAAAAGGAAAAACTATGTAGAGGATGAATTAGCATTTAGTTTTGATACCCATCAGTTTTTAAGCAAAAATTTAGTTTTAAGTTGGGAAGAAAAACAAGAGATAGAAGCTGATAGTTTAACAGTTATCACAGCTAAAAATAAGACAGGTTCCCCAGCAAAATTATGTAGCTTATGTAACCGAGTAATTACTTCTAAAATGAAATCCTCGCCGATTAAAGCAGATATGATTGAGGATGGAATCAAAGAGTTTTCTAACCGGTTACTACCTAAAACTAAGGATGTGAGTTCACGGTTATGGTGTCCCCAGTGCTATTTGGAATGGATGATTAGAAAATTATCCGGATTAGGTTATGCACCTCAAGCTGAAGCCAATAATTCGGCGAGATTATACTTTTTCATTTTACCTAATCCAATTATTACTCCCGAGTTATTAGATGTGTTGAGAAATGAGTTAAACTTATTAAGAAGAACCTCTGTTGTAGTCAAACAATATGGTAAACACGGTGCCAAGAGTATTCCCAGAATTTGGTTAGAGAACAAAGATATTTCATCTGAAGGTGAAGGAAGAATTTGGCTCGAAGAGGTTTTAAACAGTTTAGCAGAAGAGACTAGTCGACAAACAAAAAATCATCAAAGGATACCCGGTAATTATTTGCTAGGATCTAACAGCTACTCTGATGATGAGTATTTAGATGATGATGATTACTCGGATGATGATCCAGAAATAAATAATGACCATCATCGTTTAGCCAGCAACTTTCTAATTTTCAGTTTAGAATCATCAAGCTATAACGAACCAATCAAAAAATCTGAACTTTGGATGAGAGGTCTTTTAACTGCTCTAGTGTTACAGGATCTATTGGGAATGCGAGTTTATTTAACCGATAGACCCTATCTTCCTGTTGCCTATTTAGACCAAATTACTAACGCTTTGGAAATAGATGGAGAGCATATAGCATTACGTTCGTTATTCAATGCTAAGGAAGAATTATCTTCTAATAAACTAAGTTTAAGAGGTGTTAATGTAGATGAATTACTAGATAGAATCTCAGCCTTATGGGTGATTAACGAAACTTTAAATGATGAGGAAAAATTCATTGCTAACTGTTTGCAAGAGATCAATCAAAATGAGCTGGCTGGTGCAAGATTTTTTGCCGATTATGATCGAAAAAAAGAGTTTAAACCTAACTCTGTGTTTACTCTGGCTTGTCATATTATTCTCGACAGTTTTGAAAAAAAGGATAATGCTTATTCTATGACTCTCAAAAATTTAGCGGAAACAATAGCTATTCAATCTTTAGATTTGTTTTTACCTTTTTCCGAGTCTGATGGTAAAGGAAAGGCTAATCGCTATGAAAAGACCTATCGCGCTGCCATTTCCACCTTGAAAGAGATCTGCCGTGAACCAAATCTTTCTAATGAAGAAATTATTGGACATATTGCGGGGAGCTTAATTAAGCAGTTAGAACGATCAACTGGAACAGGAATTGTTTTTCCCTTTCATAAAAAGGAGGAAGAAAAAAATCAACTAGCCCAAACATTTGCCCAAACTATCGTAATCAATTTATTTGAACAACGATGCAACAGGAGTTTTTCTCTTCTGAGTCGTTATGAAAATAAGTTAGCCGATGGAGTTTTCTTTTACACTAGTGTCCATTTGAGTTCTGTATGGGCTAAATGGAAGGAAAAATAA